The stretch of DNA CATATCACCTACCTCAGCACACTGCTCTTCAATTTCATGTTTCAACTTGAGAACATATTCACTGCTAACATCCATGTTATTTAAAGCCGTTGCAATATCTGTCCCTGTCTTCTGCACACCAACACCACCAAAGAACAACTTTGCACCAAGGTTGGGCTCTCTGATTTTCTGTTGTAAGGCTTCATGATATTCATTGCTCAGTAAACTGCTAGCACCACTCAATACCGCGACAACAGAACTAATATTGGAAGTGGATATAGCCCTTCGCAAGCAACTCTGCAAAACATAGAACACATCATCCACCATAGAAGTGGTAAGGCTGTCGGGGTCATGTTCATCAATCCTTATAGCCTTCCTAACATTCTCAACCATGAAAAATCCCTCGAGAATGACATAAAACCCGGTCAAATCCTGTGCAACTTTACTGAAGCTACCACTCCTGAAAGCCTTGGTAGCACGAGGGAGCAATTCAGGGTCAACAGAAGTGAGGCCTTTGATCTTCGAAATCATGAATTCAGTATAATCCTCACCCAGCTGCATAAGGGAGAGAATCTCTTCCAAGTACAGCTCAACCTCTCTCGGATCAGGCCCCTCAGACCCTCCTCCAACTGCGAGCAAATTGTTGTTGCGCGCATTAATATCTGATGATAACTGAGCCAACTTCCTGTACTCCATGTACTTGTTTAAAATAACAGAACCCCGTGAATCACATTCCTCCTGAAGCTCACAGATTGCATACACAATACCATCTTCACCACAGAGAACACTCAAAATCTCACTATTCTCTTCAATAGCCAAAACAATGTCCTTAAACAAAGAGGTTAAACAAGCAACAAAATTCACATTCCTTTGTTCATTGGACATGGATATCGATTCCACCAATTGTTCAAATTCCATCCTGGATCTCATCCCAATGACCTTCTTCAAATACCCAACGTAAACCTGCAAACCTTCCTCCTCCAAGCCAAGCGGCGTGTAAAGACGAACAAACCTAAGAATGGAAGCGTGTTCGCGCTGATCCACCGCGGAAGAAAGCTTCTTCCGGACAATCCCTTCGAGCTGTTTCTTGACATCAAGCAAACGCTCCCTCTGAATCTGGATCTGATCAGAACCGGAATCTTTAAACTGTGCATCGATCTGGAGAAAAGTCTGGACATAACTGGCAGCAGATTCGTAATCTTCAGTGTCAAGAGCACGGAGGACGCCGTCGAGGCAGTTACCACGCTCGACAATGGCGTCAATACGGTGGAGCGTGGATCTAACGCGCGATTGAGCGAGGTCGAGTTCGCGAACTTTGAGACTAACTTGATCGGCGAGGTATGAGGTGGAAGTGACATTGGAGAGCATGTAATCGGAATCGGATTTGACGATATCGAGAACATCGGAGGAACGTTGAAGTTGGATGAGGTGGCGATCAAGGTCGGTGCGCTGAGATAAGAGATCATCAAGTTGCATGTCCAGTGATCTTTGGTGAGCAATGCATTCGTGTAGAAGACGCGTCATTGTTCCAACGTCCGTTACAGTACGGACGTATTCAACTGCCTCCGCCTTACCGAAATCAATAGACCACTTATTCTCTTCTTCTGAACCATTACCGTTACCGTTACTCCGAGGAGTCGAACCTGAACCCATTTTTTCCCAAGCAACGCCACAATTCACTTCACAACTCCCTCGGATCTAATATGCATTTTGCCTCCATCTCTAAATCCCTATTTccacctttttcttttctttttttattaataaattcttcttcttcttctttatttatctaatttagtacatattttcatttttatttaaacaaaaatatattttttacatattgaccatttaatatttatacttaataatttatttatttgatatattatttataaaatatgtcaaaatatatcaattttttaaaatatattgaaaaacaAAAGGTTTTAAGATGAGAGGCAACTAGtcgagaaaataaaattattaacttgGTGGTGGCTCAAGACAAAAGATCAAAAGGCTTGAGTTACAACTTAAACCAGTGGTATTTACGACCAGTGTGCATAGAATCTTGAAGGAGTTGGAGGCAATTGGCATATTTGCACATCGTTCAAGatatatctatttaaaaatttccaTGTTTGATGAGAAATTATGGTTGGGAAATGAGAGGGAATGGCGGTGGAGATGAACTATGAGGAGGTGATGATGAATGTACAAGATAAAGGTGAAAAGACCGAGAGATGAACAATAATTAATCTTCAATTTGGtgttaatttatttcaatttcatcttTAATACTAATTAGACAGTAGATTGTAGTTTcagcttttgataaatttagtgCTGATATTCACATATACTTAATAGAGATCATATATTCCAAGTTTCCAACTATGTACGGTATATCAACTAGTTAATAGTTTTAATGAGTTTAATTGACATCTACTCATATGAAAAAGTCACATATAATAGTatttgtgaataattttttaaaattaatatcaaatattgACTTACATTTTAAGAAAATCAggtgaataataataaataaaagctTCGCGAATTACTGAGTGTGGCCCAATTGATTAAACAACACTAAACTTGTAGTTTGATCATTGCAAAACACACTTTTAAAGAAAAGTTAAATTGATTAAACAACactaaactaatatttttttttaaagatagtcaccctcataaaattaattttgacatgtttattattataattaattttaaattgaaactaacatttatattttttttaccttcaaaattaaattaattttgaatcttCTATTCAacccatttttaatataaattaccTTATATTTGACTCTGtcatagttaaaataaatttttggcaGTAAACACACTATTTGAATTAACGTTCTTCTCAATATTCTATGTTGAAATCTAACGTGAATTAAACACTATTTGGATCTTCTCAAcgatctttatttttttcatctattcttcttctttatgatttttgtctcttttcaatgatttttgtttactaaaaaataaataaaaagagagaaGAATTGAGGAGAGAGATAGTATTCGAAAATATAATGTTGTATGTAAAGAGAATAAACAATCTCCTAACACATGAAGTTATTTTTgcttaataaataataaagttatttgtaagaaaaaaatggGATATATTACCGATAAAAGTATAACGTAACAGTTTGGGGGAAATTTGGATAAACTATGGCTGCTAACTGTACAACAATTCCTCTCTCTTTGGCCACAACTTGTTCCTCCTCGTTATTACTTGGAACTAAGGCAAAACGATTCGTTTATTTTTCAAAGGTGCCTTATCCTTTTTTGTCGTTTCTTGTTACGGCTCGCAGCTCCAAGCCTAAGGTTTCCACTGACTTCGCGGCTGCCGTCAATGGAGACGACGTCGTTTCCTCGGAGGAGGAACCGGTGAAGCTGGGAAATCCAACCCAAGTTTATGTTTGCAACCTTCCAAGAAGTTGGGACACTGAACAACTACTTCATTTGTTCACTCCTCACGGAACCGTTTTATCTGTAGAGGTTCAATATTGCTTGTTAaatgtattttcattattaaacTAGTCATAATGATTATAGTCTGAATGAGCAATGTGATTGTGTTGTGTTCATGCTTAATTGACGTCTACTGCTGTGATGTAGGTTTGCCGGAATGTGGAGAGTGGTGAGAGTAAAGGGAGTGCTTATGTCACGATGAGATCTTATAACACTGCCAAAACTGCAATTGCTGCATTGGATGGATTGGTTAGTCATTGTCAAATTTTATCAATGTGTTTTTTCTGGCCATTTCGtctgatactttttttttttttcttttcattttaattgaaGGATGTTGGTGGACGCGAAATGCGGGTTAAATTTTCATTTCAGATGAATTCTAAGAAGAAAGGTTTAGAGACATTAAACTCGCCGCCCGCGAGAACTATATACTATGAAGGTCCTCATAAGGTGTATGTTGGGAATCTTTCTAGGTCTGCTACACCTGAAGACGTGAGACATTTGTTTGGTAGATTTGGAAATGTGGCTAGTGTGAGGGTGTTGCAAGATTTGAAAATGGGGAAAAGCCGCGTCTATGCCTTTGTCTCTTATCTTTCTCAGACAGAACGCGATGCCTCTATGTCCCTCAATGGAACTGTAAAATATGCACTCACCATTGTTCATTGTTCTGCTTCTTATTTCACTTGTTTGTATCTGTCTGATGGGTAGTCTTGTTCTTTCAGGAATTTTGTGGTCGAATTCTAGTGGTTAGAGAGGGCGTTGAGAAGACTGAGACCTAATTGGAGCTTTCAGATTATGCATAGAGAATATTGCAATTTTGGGTGTCTAGGATGGAGGAAGCTCTCTGCTCTGTTATGTGCAAGCGATATTGTTGTGAGAGCCTTCCTAAACTAGATAATGTCAGCTGGAACTGGAGGTTACTGTTCCATCAAAATGTGAATTTTCATCCCTACATCTTTGTTGTATGTCAAATTGCATTAACCAGTGTGTGACTGTATGTATGTATGGAACTTGATATAGGAACTTTTCTTTCTTTAGTTTTGCATATATTTATAGATATTCAATCTGTATTGAGCAGTGACCAAGTGCAGTTGTATTTAAGACTGCAGATGATCTCGTGACAATTTGATTTGAAGAAAGTGTAATTTATTGGCATAACCCACATGCTTCTTTAGAATGATTAGTTTAAGTTGAGCGAACTACATAAGGACTGTTATGTTGTCTTTGGAAATCATGCACATCCAGAACCCTGTTATCAGTGGTTTCCTAACATTAAAGACGACGACTCTGACTCTGATGAAGGTTCTCAGCAGTTGACCCTTCACCACGAGATTCTTTTAAGACATTTCCTAATTGTTTTGCAATCTTGACGGCATTGTATGTGGACAGATGTTTTAGAgaaaagttcatgtaacaatacCCAAAAAGCCGCCAAAACAACTTACTcttgaaagaatttttttctattttccttCCTTCCATTTGTACATCCTCAAATGACTTCTCCACCCACCCACCGGCAGTGACTCGCCTACACTATCTTGTTGGTAAGCTACTGACTCGCCTACACTAACTTGTTGGTAAGCTTTTATTGTTTGCAACATCTCTTTGTACcattctttgtattttttttaatagtgttTACATTTTGTACTCAATCAGAATGTATAGCACTCCTGAGTCTAACCATCGTCCTTGGTTGAAAGAACATAATCAAGATAAGAGgtaaaaaaattcaacactTCTTCACGGATGATGAACTTGActcacaatatttttttatttttcattttattaggATGTTAGAGGATTCTGTAGTTGTGGAAAAAGTCTTGTTCATGGATAATGAATTGATTGGCAACCTCGTTAGGGAAGATATTCAATAATACAGAAGAGGCGTGGAAATTTTGGAATGATTATGGTGGAACATCGGGATTTAATGTCCTTGAAAGcaatatttcaacaaaaacatAGATGGAAGGATTTGATGTCCGAAAAGCAATATTTAACTTGTTTTGTAATTGTCCAAATGTTATGGGGCTAGTTCTTTTTTATACGAGGGTCCTTCCTTTTAGTTTGACATGCTATTTGTTTCCAAACCTTTTGTATGGAAGAATATGCTAACAAAAAGGATGTAATGTGTATCAGATTTGTAATTTGTGATTGTATGTCTCAA from Cicer arietinum cultivar CDC Frontier isolate Library 1 chromosome 3, Cicar.CDCFrontier_v2.0, whole genome shotgun sequence encodes:
- the LOC101498483 gene encoding small ribosomal subunit protein cS22 produces the protein MAANCTTIPLSLATTCSSSLLLGTKAKRFVYFSKVPYPFLSFLVTARSSKPKVSTDFAAAVNGDDVVSSEEEPVKLGNPTQVYVCNLPRSWDTEQLLHLFTPHGTVLSVEVCRNVESGESKGSAYVTMRSYNTAKTAIAALDGLDVGGREMRVKFSFQMNSKKKGLETLNSPPARTIYYEGPHKVYVGNLSRSATPEDVRHLFGRFGNVASVRVLQDLKMGKSRVYAFVSYLSQTERDASMSLNGTEFCGRILVVREGVEKTET